The Oncorhynchus tshawytscha isolate Ot180627B linkage group LG05, Otsh_v2.0, whole genome shotgun sequence genome includes a window with the following:
- the LOC112250531 gene encoding CYFIP-related Rac1 interactor A isoform X1 — protein sequence MGNLLKVLTCTELEQGPNFFLDFENAQPTDCEREVWNQVNTVLQDSESILSGLQAYKGAGQEIRDAIQNPNDMLLQERAWNSVCPLVIRLKKFYGFSLRLEKALQGLLESLTCPPYTPTQHLEKEQALAKQFAEILHFTLRFDELKMRIPAIQNDFSYYRRTISRNRINNMNLDIESEVNNEMANRMSLFYAEATPMLKTLSTATTNFVTENKTLPLENTTDVLSTMASVCKVMLETPDYTSRFNSEDTLLFCMRVMVGVIILYDHVHPNGAFNKSSKIDMKGCIKVLKEQPADNVEGLLNALKFTTKHLNDESTPKNIRTMLQ from the exons ATGGGGAATCTGTTAAAAGTGCTCACTTGCACTGAGCTCGAGCAGGGGCCAAACTTTTTCCTTGACTTTGAAA ATGCGCAGCCTACAGACTGTGAGAGGGAGGTATGGAACCAGGTGAACACTGTGCTCCAGGACTCTGAGAGCATCCTCTCTGGCCTACAGGCCTACAAGGGAGCAGGACAGGAGATACGAGAT GCCATTCAGAACCCCAATGACATGCTCCTACAGGAGAGAGCCTGGAACTCAGTCTGCCCCTTAGTCATACGGCTCAAAAAGTTCTACGGCTTCTCCCTGAGACTAG AGAAGGCTCTCCAGGGCCTGCTGGAGTCCCTGACGTGTcccccctacaccccaacccagcACCTGGAGAAGGAGCAGGCTCTGGCCAAACAGTTTGCTGAGATCCTCCACTTCACCCTGCGCTTCGACGAACTCAAG ATGAGGATTCCTGCCATTCAGAATGACTTCAGTTATTACAGGAGGACAATCAGTCGAAACAGGATAAACAACATGAAT TTGGATATCGAGAGCGAGGTCAACAATGAGATGGCCAACAGAATGTCACTGTTCTATGCCGAGGCAACGCCCATGCTGAAGACCTTAAGCACTGCTACGACAAACTTCGTAACAGAG AATAAGACATTACCCCTGGAAAACACCACTGACGTTCTCAGCACCATGGCCAGCGTCTGTAAAGTCATGCTGGAGACACC agACTACACGAGCAGGTTCAACAGTGAGGACACGCTCCTGTTCTGTATGAGAGTGATGGTTGGAGTCATCATCCTGTACGACCACGTCCATCCCAACGGAGCCTTCAACAAGTCCTCCAAGATCGAC ATGAAGGGATGCATAAAGGTCCTGAAAGAACAACCAGCAGATAACGTTGAAGGTCTCCTGAACGCCCTCAA GTTCACCACAAAACACCTGAATGACGAGTCCACTCCAAAAAACATCCGAACGATGCTTCAGTAA
- the fbxo16 gene encoding F-box only protein 16, translating to MSFAPRTSLTSAKMTSLTSAKMQTKMSAWTPLNHQLSNNNVFQERRNLLGKWFDKWSDGQRKAVLQDFFSRCSVGQLRFLRQNLTKRVPEENLDFTSVLPRVLSLYIFSFLDPRSLCRCAQVSWHWKGIVELDQQWMPKCLKLGWCINFAPTPFEHGVWKRHYIETVLELHIGKPKTLSQQEFIVPEVTSINSVTFDQSESFLREVRSARPAQQERSGGGTTRWSGGSQLKGLPPWRGADRHPTDTVRFNYLENLDPIEHAHQAKVKSRGVFNTYSENNKELSAFNYKLRKAKSLMFLSLDLTPGSSSGAGQQKQNRFRPQWATQSLEYPVTKATAKSLSRSSQWNAGIRPGPVRPAVPRLSQEGLRASMRTNRSTPS from the exons ATGTCCTTTGCACCGAGGACCTCACTAACCTCAGCCAAGATGACCTCACTAACCTCAGCCAAGATGCAGACCAAAATGAGTGCCTGGACACCTCTTAACCACCAGCTGTCTAATAACAAT GTGTTTCAAGAGCGGAGAAACCTGCTGGGAAAATGG tTTGACAAGTGGAGTGACGGCCAGAGGAAGGCGGTTCTACAGGACTTTTTCTCGCGGTGTTCAGTGGGCCAGCTGCGTTTCCTCCGTCAGAACCTGACCAAGAGGGTTCCAGAAGAGAACCTAGACTTCACCTCTGTCCTGcccagagttctctctctctatatcttctCTTTCCTCGACCCCAGGAGTCTTTGCAGGTGTGCACAG GTGAGTTGGCACTGGAAGGGTATAGTTGAGTTGGACCAGCAATGGATGCCCAAGTGTCTTAAACTGGGCTGGTGCATCAACTTTGCTCCCACACCATTTGAACATGGGGTCTGGAAGAGACACTACATAGAGACCGTACTGGAGCTCCACATCGGCAAACCTAAG ACTCTATCACAGCAGGAGTTCATTGTCCCCGAGGTGACGTCCATAAACAGTGTGACGTTTGACCAATCAGAGAGCTTCCTCAGAGAGGTGCGATCCGCACGCCCCGCCCAGCAAGAGAGGAGCGGTGGCGGCACCACGAGGTGGTCAGGAGGGTCCCAGCTGAAGGGGCTACCCCCGTGGAGGGGTGCAGACAGACACCCCACTGACACCGTGCGATTCAATTATCTGGAAAATCTGGACCCCATAGAGCATGCCCACCAAGC AAAAGTGAAGAGCAGAGGGGTCTTCAACACATACAGTGAAAATAACAAAGAGCTGTCTGCATTCAATTATAAACTGCGCAAGGCAAAGTCATTG ATGTTCCTGTCCTTGGACCTGACTCCAGGTTCGAGTTCTGGAGCAGGACAGCAGAAGCAGAACCGGTTCCGCCCCCAATGGGCCACACAGAGCCTAGAGTACCCTGTCACCAAGGCAACAGCCAAGAGCCTGTCGCGGTCGAGCCAATGGAACGCTGGGATACGACCTGGTCCTGTGAGGCCAGCGGTGCCCAGGCTCAGTCAGGAAGGACTGAGGGCATCAATGAGGACAAACAGGAGTACTCCTAGTTAG
- the LOC112250531 gene encoding CYFIP-related Rac1 interactor A isoform X2, translating to MGNLLKVLTREIENYPHFFLDFENAQPTDCEREVWNQVNTVLQDSESILSGLQAYKGAGQEIRDAIQNPNDMLLQERAWNSVCPLVIRLKKFYGFSLRLEKALQGLLESLTCPPYTPTQHLEKEQALAKQFAEILHFTLRFDELKMRIPAIQNDFSYYRRTISRNRINNMNLDIESEVNNEMANRMSLFYAEATPMLKTLSTATTNFVTENKTLPLENTTDVLSTMASVCKVMLETPDYTSRFNSEDTLLFCMRVMVGVIILYDHVHPNGAFNKSSKIDMKGCIKVLKEQPADNVEGLLNALKFTTKHLNDESTPKNIRTMLQ from the exons ATGGGTAATCTTCTAAAAGTCCTAACAAGGGAAATAGAGAACTATCCACATTTTTTCCTGGACTTTGAAA ATGCGCAGCCTACAGACTGTGAGAGGGAGGTATGGAACCAGGTGAACACTGTGCTCCAGGACTCTGAGAGCATCCTCTCTGGCCTACAGGCCTACAAGGGAGCAGGACAGGAGATACGAGAT GCCATTCAGAACCCCAATGACATGCTCCTACAGGAGAGAGCCTGGAACTCAGTCTGCCCCTTAGTCATACGGCTCAAAAAGTTCTACGGCTTCTCCCTGAGACTAG AGAAGGCTCTCCAGGGCCTGCTGGAGTCCCTGACGTGTcccccctacaccccaacccagcACCTGGAGAAGGAGCAGGCTCTGGCCAAACAGTTTGCTGAGATCCTCCACTTCACCCTGCGCTTCGACGAACTCAAG ATGAGGATTCCTGCCATTCAGAATGACTTCAGTTATTACAGGAGGACAATCAGTCGAAACAGGATAAACAACATGAAT TTGGATATCGAGAGCGAGGTCAACAATGAGATGGCCAACAGAATGTCACTGTTCTATGCCGAGGCAACGCCCATGCTGAAGACCTTAAGCACTGCTACGACAAACTTCGTAACAGAG AATAAGACATTACCCCTGGAAAACACCACTGACGTTCTCAGCACCATGGCCAGCGTCTGTAAAGTCATGCTGGAGACACC agACTACACGAGCAGGTTCAACAGTGAGGACACGCTCCTGTTCTGTATGAGAGTGATGGTTGGAGTCATCATCCTGTACGACCACGTCCATCCCAACGGAGCCTTCAACAAGTCCTCCAAGATCGAC ATGAAGGGATGCATAAAGGTCCTGAAAGAACAACCAGCAGATAACGTTGAAGGTCTCCTGAACGCCCTCAA GTTCACCACAAAACACCTGAATGACGAGTCCACTCCAAAAAACATCCGAACGATGCTTCAGTAA